The genomic stretch AATAGAGATCACATCATCGGGCTCGATCTCGCACTACCCGAGTTCGCTCTCCTCGCTAGAGAAACAGCTGCCGTGAAGAAGACAACCGATAGGCTTGACGAGGTCGCAGGCATTGAAGCAATGGCTGTGCGGTTTGAGCGACTCAACGCGGAGCTTGATCAACAACGTTGGGAGTCGAACCGCCCGGCATCCGACGCACTTCCCGACGAATTGACCATCAACGTCTCCGAGTAAGTATCCGAGCCCACCAGGACTGTCCGGAAGACTGTTCCTGTGGGTCGGATTCGAAACCCATGGTTTGACACCGGTTTGACATGGGCGACTTTGGGTCAGAACAAAAGGAAACCCCCAGGTCTGTGACCTGGGGGTTCGTTCGTAGCGGGGGCAGGATTTGAACCTGCGACCTTCGGGTTATGAGCCCGACGAGCTACCAGACTGCTCCACCCCGCGTCGTTGTAAGCAACATGGTACGCCTGATGGCGACGATCCGTCAAAGCCTGTCAGCGTCCCAGCGAACTACGGGCGAAACTTCGCAGCCAATTCCTCGCGAAGATCGCCAATCCAAACACAGAGCGTACGCGGGAGTCCGAGAGTGCAGCGACATCACCAGGCATGAATGGTTCTCAATCCCGAGCTAGCGAGTACCAAAGGCCAGGAACCGCATCTCGATACCGAAGGTCACCAGACCGCGGTCAGGCGGTCACACTCCAATTCCTGCTTCGGTTGTTACAAGGCCTACCCAGGTCTTGTAGGTCTCCACGTTGGCGCTGAGACGCAACGCTGTCGGGCACGTGCTGTGATCACACTTCACTTGACCGTCGTCAGCTACAAAGTCGAACATGCATATATCGCAGCTCACTTCCAGTTCGGGTGGTAATCCGGAACAGTCATAAAAGCTGCATGGTCTTGCACTTGGGTCAGCCAACTTGATGGGGGTGCAGCCGGGACAGTTGGGACGAAAGTCGCGAACGGCTTTCGGAAGATCGGCGAACTTCGAATCAGACAAGTCAGATTCCTCCAACGACATCTTCGCTCTCGGCCGCACGGTCCGTCAGGGCCATTTGACCCTATCAAGCGCGTACCGGATCGGCATAGCGGGGGATCGGCGGCCACCCGACCCCGACGTCATAGCCATGCAAGAAGCGACGAACGAAACGGATGCCACCATTACCAGCAGACGGAGTGGACCCGACCGTTGATGCTTGCCACCCGCCCTATGGTCGCATCGGAAACCCAACCATCTGACACATCGACCACACACGAGAACACAGGCAACAGTTCAACCGCGCCGGGCTCGACGGATTCGATGACCACGTCGGGAAGTCCGATCAGCAGAGCGGTGGACTCCCCCACCTGATCCTCGCGTTCCACATACAATGTTTGGGAATCAACCCACCCGATGCGGGTCAACCGGGACTGCTCGGTGGCTGCGAGCAGGTCACGACCGATGGTCACCACCGAGCCGTCCGAAACATCAATGACCCGATGAAGGCCACCGAATGCCGGATCGGGCCCGTAGGCCCCCACCAACAGATACGCGCCGTCTGGCGAGAACAAACCGCCGTCGGCAAGGACGCCCGGATCGAAGGCAACCTCGTTCGTCGTCCCGGCTGCGTCCACCGCGACGATCGCCCATGTAACCGGGGCCAGATCATCCACAACCCCGGCTGTGGCGACAGCCACCACGCCATCGGCACACGAGACGTCGAGGACCCAGACGGTGGGTTCAAAAACGCCGGCATCGGATTCGGGCGGAGCCAGCAACACCGTCCTCGCACCTCCTTCGACGAGAGCAAGCCCGTCCAGGCCCCGCACGATAACCGTCGACCCGTCGAGTACGTACACAAGTGAATCTGTTCGCAACAGGCGAACGTCGACTGTCGCCGCCTCCAGAGTTGCCGGGTCGAGCAACCACACAAACCGTGTCACTCCTCCGGTATTGGTCAACATCGTCTTTGACCCGAGGCAACCCGACCCGCCGTATGGTTGGGCGAGTAACAGGTCAACGATCGGCAATCCGGCCATGGTGGTGGTGGTCGACGATGGAACGGTCGTTGCGACCGTTTCGGGAATCGAGGTGGTAACGGACGCCGGTAGATCGAGCGGAGGTAGGGTCGGGACTGGAATCTGAGCACCTCCGGTGCAGGCTCCAAGCGCGAGCACCCCAACGAACATGCTCGTGATCCATTTCACAACCGTCACAACGGTAACGCTAGGTCAAAGGTTCCCCGCAACAGATCGTTGAGCCTTCGACGACGGGATGGTCAACCGGCGTCGTTTCCGACCATTGATCATCCGGTAGGTACCGGCAAACACGACGCCAACGACCGATACAGTCAGGGTGATCACGAACAGCGGTCGGAGGGCATCGGTCCCGGCAAATGCTCCGTGGAGTCCCGAAAACCAGAACGTCACATAGCTCATGAGGTGGATGCCACGCCAGATCCGTTTCGGAAGTCGCTTCATGGCCAGCGACGTTGCTTCGACGGCGACCAGGCCCCACATGCCAAGGACACCGAGAGCTACCGGTCCTGGCTGCCACTCACTGGCAAACGGCACCAACACGTCCATCAGGTCGAATTGCACATAGCTGTCGGCGATGAGCGAACCCACATGAACGACCACAAACGCCACCGTGAGTCCGCCCAGCCAACGGTGAAGATCGAGTAGCCAAACCGGTCGACGGTGCTTCGGAAACAGGTCGGTCGACAGAAAGATCCCCCACAGCACGGAAGCCGTCAGGAATAACCAGGCGACCACCCCGGACCCGCGAGCCAGAAACCACCAAAACTGCTCATTCATCGGGAAGCCTCATGTAGCGCGCGGCCGTTTACGTCGTCGGTGACCAAGCGGGCTCCGTCGAGTGTCGTAGCAACACCGGTCAGACCGTTCGAGGTCAGATAGTCGATCACGCCATGGGAGCCCGCCAGGATCGCCGCCGTGGCATGGGCTTCGGCCTGCCATCCGGTCGGGGCAACAACCGTAACGGCGGCGAGGTCCGTGGTCGAACAGTCCCGCGAGGTCGGATCGATGAGATGGTGACGGGTCGTACCATCGACACGCCAGCGGCGCGACAGCGTGCTG from Acidimicrobiia bacterium encodes the following:
- a CDS encoding ferric reductase-like transmembrane domain-containing protein, whose protein sequence is MNEQFWWFLARGSGVVAWLFLTASVLWGIFLSTDLFPKHRRPVWLLDLHRWLGGLTVAFVVVHVGSLIADSYVQFDLMDVLVPFASEWQPGPVALGVLGMWGLVAVEATSLAMKRLPKRIWRGIHLMSYVTFWFSGLHGAFAGTDALRPLFVITLTVSVVGVVFAGTYRMINGRKRRRLTIPSSKAQRSVAGNL